In the genome of Camarhynchus parvulus chromosome 23, STF_HiC, whole genome shotgun sequence, the window TTGCTCTCGCCTGCCACTCTCTCCTCTTCTTCAGTCTCTCAGCTGCTTGcagcttctgcttctcctggaaCACCTGTGGAAGCAGAAGGGAGAGAGATaaagctgcctgcagagctgctgcccaggctgcctgctgcaggcaaAGTGGTTCCAGCAGGAGCCAGATCAAATCCTCCTTCTGTGCCTTCCTTGCTCCAGGAAACCATCTGAGATTATTCTGTTACAGCCACCCAGTCAATCACTGAGTctttcaggttggaaaagacttctgagaCCACACTTTCACAGAGGAGTTTTTCCCTGTGCAACCTTCTCCATACCTTGATGCACAAAGCCTTCTTGACCAAAGGGATTtctccagaaaatgtgaatgccacaaaaGCCATTTCCCACACTTTCACAGAGGGGGTTTTCCCTGATCCATACCTTGATGCACAAAGCCTTCTTGACCATCCAGCGCTTGGTGAGGCGGCGGGTGTAGGGCTGGAGGGGGCTGTACTGGATGCCCAGCTCCTTGCAGGTGTTCTCAAAGGTGCTGTAGTTGACCCGGCGCAGGTAGCCcagcatcttcctcctcctgtccaGACCCATCAGCATGAACCTGCGGTTCCTTTTgtcctgaaaagcacccaaagTTCACTCCACTGCAGGCAGATTATTGTATTTGCATCCCTCCAGATGGAGGAAGGAATAGTGTGTTACTGTcatatttgctgaaaaatcccttcgccaagattttttctcctgggaagctgagaagcttcagagaaaaagaaaaacaatattatctcatttgcttcctcctgttttgctgcttgggaatgtgtttggagattgtttatcaaCAGGTGCTTGTTTGATTAGTTTCATGTGAATTGGTTTTACTTAATAACCAATCAccatccagctgtgttgggactctggaaggagtcatgagttttcattatcattcttgttaagtcatctgtctgtatcctttctcttttgtaCCTTTCAGGTTTTCATGAGTAACAATTATGCACTTCTTTCAAATGCAGTTATCAATCCATTTCCCACCTTTTGCCCTGCATAAAGAATCTTTAATATCTATTTTATGAACATAAATTCATGCAAGTTGTCTCAAATTTGGGCCTGAACCCAGgtagctgcaggcaggggagtGGGATATTCACACAGTGCTGTCCACCAAACATTTCCATGAGCAGAACAAGCACAGATTTTGCTCTTTGTTTATTACTGCAGCTGCAATCATTAATTAGTCAAAACTAAGGGGTGAAGCCACATCTGCAGTGAGGACAAATGGAGCTCAGGTCTGCCCAAAGGAATCTGCTCAGCTGTCTCCTCCACTACAGTAACAAACCAGAACACAGAGCAGAGTGGGCGAGaatccagctgtgcctgagccagcagctccccacactggcaccagggagcagctgtAACTATTTCATAAACCTCCTTAGGAAAGCCATAATCCCCAGGATTAAACTCCTTTCATTATAAACTGAGAAAACCACCTGAGCAGCTGTGGGCTGAGATCCCTGAGTTACCTTGGGGTGCTTCTGGAGGTGCTCCTCGAGCGTGCGGATCTTGGCAGTCAAAATAGCAACTGcaaaggacagagagagaagctgtgtgagagcagcagctttcccaggtGATTCAGGATCATCTGCCTTGCCTCAAGCTGccagctgagcactgctgcccctgcagggacccacagcagcacagcaggggctgcccatggCAAAACAGTGctcaaaataaaacagtgcCCACAGCAAAACAGTgcccaaaataaaacagtgcCCATGGCAAaacactgctcacagcagcacaacaAACACTGCCCACAGAAAAACACTGTCCACAACAAAACACTGCCCACAAAAAGCACTGCCCACCAGCAGTGTCCACAGCAaacactgcccacagcagcacaaaaatcaCTGTCCTCAACAAAACACTGCCCACAACAAAACACTGTCCACAACAAGCACTGCCCAAACaagcactgcccacagcagctcctgccgaCAGCAAACACTGCCCAAATcagtccctgcccacagcccacaGCCCAACAAACAAGAACACACAACCTGCAGGACTGTGATTGTTATGAGGCTGCTTAATTAGAAGGTAAGGTTTTAGCAACACATCATATAAATTTATCTGTGAATTTATTCCTCTTGCACTCATTCAGTTCCCAGTGATTTGACATTTGTTTCACCTCATGGGATTTAAGCTCTGGGGAAGCAGACAGcaataaaggttttttttttttttccaagggcagcagccagctcttTGGGATTTCAAGCTCTGGAGGGAGGGGCTGGTGGCATCCTGAGGCACTGAAGGGCTCTGCTGATGACAAAGGAGTTGTCAGTGTTGGTCAGTGCAGCATGACCTTTGTCCCTGCACTGTCCCCACTGTGCCTCAGCCACAGCTCTGATGCAGAGCAAAATTTGGGTTCTGTGGCTGAATTTGGTTCATTTTGGTAACAGATGCAGCTCAGTGCTTCATGTCACAGAAGCACTCCAAGCAGAATAAAGCACACACTGCCTTTGGAGGGTGAACGTGGAGCAGGAATTTGGAAGGACCCCAACAGCCTCTGCAACACTTGCAgacctggagcagccctgcagggcatcCTGCAGGCTACCTGCccctcagcagctctcctggaggagATTCTCCTGAATTCTACAGCAAACTGGAAGTGCTGGGGTGGGAACAGCTGAACAGAAGCAGAGATGTTTCATCTGCCAACAATGCCCTTCCCCTTTTTAACTTGCCTTGCACCTCAAAGGAGCCATTGTCATGGGGAGACCTCCTGACCTTCTCCACCAGCTGCTGTGTCTTTACCTTCAACTTCTCCCTCTGTGGGGCACAGAAAAGAGGCTGTCACTGTCCCAGAACACTCAGCTCTCTTCCCAAACACCCAGATAAAGGCTTTGCAATTCAGACCTTTACTCATCCTTTTAAGCTGAAGTGGCAAGCACAGAGGAATGGCATGGAGATCTTTGTGCCACTTTCCTACGTGTTTGTTTTCTGGGCATATGGAAAGTAAAAATAACTTGAAGGACATCTGCTGTCCAGTGCAATGGTTTCTAGAACACAGGGGGTCAgccatgagcagcagcagaacagctcaCTGCCCTGTCACCCCTGAATACTTTCTTCTCTTGATTTAATATGCAATTGTTACCACTTCAGTGTGATAAATTCTAAGAGCAAACCAGATTTATCACTGTATTTCATCACCCCATGTTTACAGTCACTTACAAATACAGTAAGGGAAAGATATTTAACAACATAGACAAGTCTCACATGAAGGTGTTcattaaatctgttttattttcaagcaaGCAGAATGACACTGACCTGACTTGCCATTTCCAGGGACAGCAGGCGTTTCACCACATCATCCACGCTGCAAGGGATGGCAAATTAGCTTATAAACCAGAAACAGTTCTAtttaacaacagaaattaaCTCAGGTTCTCAGAACATACTCCCTTTTCTCAGCTTTAATTAACTCTACAAATTTACAGGGactctcctcccctcccaaatCTGGCAGCCATAAACTGGTGCTCACTTTCCTAAGCAAAACCATGGCTCAGATTACAGGAGCATAAAGCAGTtttgctgcaaaaatatttaattttaaggcTTGTTCCTTCAGAGAGCAGTGAAAGTCACAGCTGGGCCACTGGGGGCCCTCCCTGCACCACACATGAGCAGCTCTGCATCAGAGCACAACAGTGCTGAGCCCCAGAACGCAaatctggcagcagctgaattCATGTGGAGTTGTTTAATGACACTCTCCATCGCCTGAGTTCAGGACAGGTgcagaatatttgcaaaatgaCTGTTTCTAGTATttcaagattattttctttgggttttttttttttatgggctACAAAGCCCACAGAGGATGTTGGCAACCAGCACTCGATCTCACATGGAGGGAACAATCACTGACCACTGTCTGTGTCTGTAAATTTGATTTCAAACTGACTTTGCCATTTTTGTGCCCACAGAGCATTAATAACTAATTAGTGAGCAGGTCACAGCTCCCACACATCTTATTTTTAAGGTACAAACCCCTGGAGAGAGCAGCcactccctctccctctccataCCTGTTCATGATTGGGAGATTGGCATAATCCTTCTTCAGCAAGGTGGGAGGAAGGTCATCCAGATGGCTGGGGATGTCTACAGAGAGAGGAACAttggaggaagagcaggacaaAGTCAGAGCTCTGACATGCTCTGAAGGAAACTGGCTGTGTGCTCCAGACAAGAAGAACTGAGCAGATCCAGCCAAGAGGGCAGAACTGAGTGACAAAAATAGGTTCAGTCTCTTCCCTTCAGCACTCTGGATTCACAACATGGTGTTCATGTATTTACAACAATCCACTGAGCTCAGAGATCACAGAGTATCAAAAGAGTTtgtgctggaagggaccttaaagcccatctgaTTCCactctctgccatggcagggacactgcactgtcccaggtgctccaagccctgtccagcctggccttgggcacttccatggatccaggggcagccacagctgctctgggcaccctttgccagggcctgcccaccctcacagatCTCCTGCTATTGACAATTGTTCATTTCCCCACCCTCAGGAGGAGAGGAATCGTCTGAGTAACTCGTGAGCTTGTAAGGAACTATTTCTGGAATGATTTCTGTGCCATgagggcacagctctgagcatgCCAACAGCAAAACATTGCTCCTGTGGACGCTGACATACCTTTCCTCTTCTTGGTCACAGGTCTGGCATAGCCCCTGGCTGCCTGGAGCACGGGACTGCAGCCTGGGTGGGAGAGACAGAAAGGATTCAGACAGGAGTGCACTTCTCCAGTCAAATACTCTGTACAGTCAATGCTCTGTACTGTGTGCTTCTCTGTACAGTCAAACACTGCTGGGTGTGTGGGGTCAGAGCACTGAGACTCAGATCAGTGCCCAGGCAGATCTTTAGTCCCAGAGGTGTTTGGGGTGGCTCAGGGTGGCTCTCACACTGTGCCAACACAAAccaagctctgctgcctgagagTGGGCAaatgccagggctggagcagcagggctgactGCACATACTGAGCGGTGTGAGAGCTCCCCCGGCCAGACGTGTTCATTTAGCGAGCTTAAACTGCTGAATTAACTGATGAATTAATCTCATTAGCGACGTGGAcgggctgctctgggcccccGCAGTGTCAGAGCTCAGGGgcagtgacacctggggacaacCTTTGCCTGACACAGACGCGAAT includes:
- the MRPS15 gene encoding 28S ribosomal protein S15, mitochondrial, translating into MLALLGRGLVGPARAGAAVLGRAQPGCSPVLQAARGYARPVTKKRKDIPSHLDDLPPTLLKKDYANLPIMNSVDDVVKRLLSLEMASQREKLKVKTQQLVEKVRRSPHDNGSFEVQVAILTAKIRTLEEHLQKHPKDKRNRRFMLMGLDRRRKMLGYLRRVNYSTFENTCKELGIQYSPLQPYTRRLTKRWMVKKALCIKVFQEKQKLQAAERLKKRREWQARARAAREQQEKQVQEKQAQAGTPV